Genomic DNA from Coregonus clupeaformis isolate EN_2021a unplaced genomic scaffold, ASM2061545v1 scaf0579, whole genome shotgun sequence:
GTGGCTGCTCTGGTGGTTGTAGTTTGAACAGCTGTGGTTGTCATGGCAGCAGCTGTTGTCATGGTTGCATCTGCTGTGGTTTTAgttggagcagctgtggttgttgcggcaacatctgtggttgttgtggcagcatctgtggttgttgtggcagcAGCTTTGTTTGTAGTCTGAGCAGCTGTGGATGTCATGGCAGCAGCTGTTGTTGTCATGGCTGCTgcagtagttgtagttgtagcagCTGTAGTTGTAGTTGGTACAGCTGTGGTTGTAGTCAAAGCAGCTGTGGTCGTTGTGGCAGCAACTGTGGTAGTTGTTATGCCAGGTCTGGTGGTTGTGGCGTCAGCTGTGGTTGTTGCGACAGCTGTGGTTGTGGttgcagcagctgtggttgttgtggggacaTTTGTGGTTGTAGATGGAGCTGCTGTGGTTGTCGTGGTAACAACAGTGATTGTAgttggagcagctgtggttgtaattggagcagctgtggttgtagttGGAGCAGCTGTGGTAGTAGTGGAAGCAGGTATGGTTGTTGTGGCAGCAGGTATGGTTGTTGTGGCAGCAGTTGTGGTTGTagagggagcagctgtggttgtagttGGTGAAGCTGTGGTTGTCGTGGCAGAAGATATGGATATTTTAGGAGCAGCCGTGGTTGTTGCAATGCCAGCTGTAGTTGTAGTTGGAGCATTTGTCGTTTTTGTGGCagaagctgttgttgttgtggcgaTATTTATGGTTGTAGTTGAAGCAGCTGTGGTTGTGGGGACAGCTGCTGTGGTTGTGGTGGCAGCAcctgtggttgttgtggcagcAACTGTGGTTGTGGTGGCTGCTGCAGAAGTTGCAGTTGTCGTTGTCATGGAAGGAGCTTTGGTGGTTGTCATGGACGTTATTGTGGTTGTCGTTGGAGTTGTTGTTGTCGCAGTAGCTGTGTTTGTAGTTAGAGCAGGTGTGGTCGTTGTAgtggcagctgtggttgttgtggcaaTATTTGTGGTTGTAGTTGGTGCAcctgtggttgttgtggcagAAACTGTGGTTGTGGTGGCTGCTGCAGCAGTTGCAGCTGTCGTTGTCATGGCAGGAGCTGTGGTGGTCATCATGGACGTAGTTGTGGTTGTAGTTGGAGCACCTGTGGTTGTTGAGGGAGCAACTGTGGTTGTCGTGGGGACAACTGTGGTTGTAgttggagcagctgtggttgtagttGGAGCAGCTGTGGTAGTAGTGGCAGCAGGTATGGTTGTTGTGGCAGCAGTTGTGGTTGTAGAGGGAGCAGTTGTGGTTGTGGGAGCagctgctgtggttgttgtggcacCAGCTGTGGTTGTCGTGGGGACAACTGTGGTTGTAgttggagcagctgtggttgtagttGGTGAAGCTGTGGTTGTCGTGGCAGAAGATATGGATATTAtaggagcagctgtggttgtagttGGAGCATCTGTCGTTTTTGTGGCagaagctgttgttgttgtggcaaTATTTATGGTTGTAGTTGAAGCAGGTGTGGTTGTGGGGGCAGCTGCTGTGGTTGTggtggcagcagctgtggttgtcatGGGAACAGCTGTGGTTGTAATTTGAGAAGCTGTCATTgttgtagcagcagctgtggaagtcgtagcagcagctgtggttgtactTTGagaagttgttgttgttttagtagcTGTGTTTGTAGAtgaagcagctgtggttgttggggTGGCAGCTATGGTTGTAGTTGGAGCAACTCTAGTTGTCGGGGCAGCTGCTGTGGTTGAAgtggcagcagctgtggttgtagaTGGAGCACCTGTGGTTGTAgttggagcagctgtggttgtgggGGCAGctgatgtggttgttgtggcaCCAGCTGTGGTTGTCGTGGGGACAACTGTGGTTGTAgttggagcagctgtggttgtagttGGAGCAGCTGTGGTAGTAGTGGCAGCAGGTATGGTTGTTGTGgcagcagttgtggttgtcgtggGGACAACTGTAGTTGTAGTTGGAGCAGCTGTGTTTGTAGTTAGAGCAGCTGTGGTCGTtgtggcagcagctgtggttgtagttGGAGCACCTGTGGTTGTTGTGACAGCAACTGTGGTTGTGGTGGCTGCTGCAGAAGTTGCAGTTGTCGTTGTCATGGCAGGAGCTTTGGTGGTTGTCATGGACGTTATTGTGGTTGTCgttggagcagctgtggttgtagttGGAGTTGTTGTTGTCGCAGTAGCTGTTTTTGTAGTTAGAGCAGCTGTGgtcattgtggtggcagctgtggttgttgtggcaaTATTTGTGGTTGTAGTTGGAGCAACTGTAGTTGTGGGGGCAGCTGCTGTGGTTGAAgtggcagcagctgtggttgtagttggaacacctgtggttgttgtggcagAAACTGTGGTTGTGGTAGCTGCTGCAGCAGTTGCAGCTGTCGTTGTCATGGCAGGAGCTGTGGTGGTCGTCATGGACATAGTTGTGGTTGTAgttggagcagctgtggttgttgaggGAGCAACTGTGGTAGTTGTGATGCCAGCTGTAGTGACCGTGGCGGCAGGTGTGGTAGTGGTGGCAGCAGCTGTAGTTGTAGAGGaagcagctgtggttgtagttggagcagctgtggttgtgggGGCAGctgatgtggttgttgtggcaCCAGCTGTGGTTGTCGTGGGGACAACTGTGGTTGTAgttggagcagctgtggttgtagttGGAGCAGCTGTGGTAGTAGTGGCAGCAGGTATGGTTGTTGTGGCAGCAGTTGTGGTTGTagagggagcagctgtggttgtgggggcagctgctgtggttgttgtggcacCAGCTGTGGTTGTCGTGGGGACAACTGTAGTTGTAGTTGGAGCAGCTGTGTTTGTAGTTAGAGCAGCTGTGGTcgttgtggtggcagctgtggttgttgtggcgaTATTTGTGGTTGTAGTTGGAGAAACTGTAGTTGTGGGGGCAGCTGCTGTGGTTGAAgtggcagcagctgtggttgtagaTGGAGCACCTGTGGTTGTTTTTGCAGCAACTGTGGTTGTGGTGGCTGCTGCAGCAGTTGCAGCTGTCGTTGTCATGGCAGGAGCTGTGGTGGTCGTCATGGACGTAGTTGTGGTTGTAGTTTGAGCAACTGTGGTAGTTGTGATGCCAGCTGTAGTGACCGTGGCGGCAGCTGTGGTTGTggtggcagcagctgtggttgttgtgggagaaaCTGTGGTTGTTGTGACTCCATTTTTGGTTGTAGTTGGAGCATCTGTGGTTGTGGTggcagcagctgttgttgttgtgggagaAGTTGTTGTTGTGGTAGTAGCTGTGTTTGTAgatggagcagctgtggttgttgtggtggcagctatTGTTGTTGTGGCGATATTTGTGGTTGTAGTTGGAGCAACTGTAGTTGTGGGGGCAGCTGCTGTGGTTGAAGTGGCAGCAGTTGTGGTTGTAGTTGGAGCAcctgtggttgttgtggcagcAACTGTGGTTGTGGTGGCTGCTGCAGCAGTTGCAGCTGTCGTTGTCATGGCAGGAGCTGTGGTGGTCGTCATGGACGTAGTTGTGGTTGTAgttggagcagctgtggttgttgtgggagaaaCTGCGGTTGTTGTGACTCCATTTTTGGTTGTAGTTGGAGCATCTGTGGTTGTGGTggcagcagctgttgttgttggaGAAGTTGTTGTTGTGGTAGTAGCTGTGTTTGTAgatggagcagctgtggttgttgtggtggcagctatTGTTGTTTTGGCGATATTTGTGGTTGTAGTTGGAGCAACTGTAGTTGTGGGGGCAGCTGCTGTGGTTGAAgtggcagcagctgtggttgtagttggagcacctgtggttgttgtggcagcAACTGTGGTTGTGGTGGCTGCTGCAGCAGCTGCAGCTGTCATTGTCATGGCAGGAGCTGTGGTGGTCGTCATGGACGTAGTTGTGGTTGTAgttggagcagctgtggttgttgaggGAGCAACTGTGGTAGTTGTGATGCCAGCTGTAGTGACCGTGGCGGCAGGTGTGGTAGTGGTGGCAGCAGCTGTAGTTGTAGAGGaagcagctgtggttgtagttggagcagctgtggttgtgggGGCAGctgatgtggttgttgtggcaCCAGCTGTGGTTGTCGTGGGGACAACTGTGGTTGTAgt
This window encodes:
- the LOC121550606 gene encoding probable cyclin-dependent serine/threonine-protein kinase DDB_G0292550, producing MWVCQACSETCNCDRELTSCCNHNHRCSNCNHKWSHNNHSFSHNNNSCCLHNHRCSNYNQKWSHNNHSFSHNNHSCCHHNHRSHHGHYSWHHNYHSCSLNNHSCSNYNHNYVHDDHHSSCHDNDSCSCCSSHHNHSCCHNNHSSCHDNDSCSCCSSHHNHSCCKNNHRCSIYNHSCCHFNHSSCPHNYSFSNYNHKYRHNNHSCHHNDHSCSNYKHSCSNYNYSCPHDNHSWCHNNHSSCPHNHTCSLYNHNCCHNNHTCCHYYHSCSNYNHSCSNYNHSCPHDNHSWCHNNHISCPHNHSCSNYNHSCFLYNYSCCHHYHTCRHGHYSWHHNYHSCSLNNHSCSNYNHNYVHDDHHSSCHDNDSCSCCSSHHNHSCCHNNHRCSNYNHSCCHFNHSSCPHNYSCSNYNHKYRQNNNSCHHNNHSCSIYKHSYYHNNNFSNNNSCCHHNHRCSNYNQKWSHNNRSFSHNNHSCSNYNHNYVHDDHHSSCHDNDSCNCCSSHHNHSCCHNNHRCSNYNHNCCHFNHSSCPHNYSCSNYNHKYRHNNNSCHHNNHSCSIYKHSYYHNNNFSHNNNSCCHHNHRCSNYNQKWSHNNHSFSHNNHSCCHHNHSCRHGHYSWHHNYHSCSNYNHNYVHDDHHSSCHDNDSCNCCSSHHNHSCCKNNHRCSIYNHSCCHFNHSSCPHNYSFSNYNHKYRHNNHSCHHNDHSCSNYKHSCSNYNYSCPHDNHSWCHNNHSSCPHNHSCSLYNHNCCHNNHTCCHYYHSCSNYNHSCSNYNHSCPHDNHSWCHNNHISCPHNHSCSNYNHSCFLYNYSCCHHYHTCRHGHYSWHHNYHSCSLNNHSCSNYNHNYVHDDHHSSCHDNDSCNCCSSYHNHSFCHNNHRCSNYNHSCCHFNHSSCPHNYSCSNYNHKYCHNNHSCHHNDHSCSNYKNSYCDNNNSNYNHSCSNDNHNNVHDNHQSSCHDNDNCNFCSSHHNHSCCHNNHRCSNYNHSCCHNDHSCSNYKHSCSNYNYSCPHDNHNCCHNNHTCCHYYHSCSNYNHSCSNYNHSCPHDNHSWCHNNHISCPHNHSCSNYNHSCCYDFHSCCYNNDSFSNYNHSCSHDNHSCCHHNHSSCPHNHTCFNYNHKYCHNNNSFCHKNDRCSNYNHSCSYNIHIFCHDNHSFTNYNHSCSNYNHSCPHDNHSWCHNNHSSCSHNHNCSLYNHNCCHNNHTCCHYYHSCSNYNHSCSNYNHSCPHDNHSCSLNNHRCSNYNHNYVHDDHHSSCHDNDSCNCCSSHHNHSFCHNNHRCTNYNHKYCHNNHSCHYNDHTCSNYKHSYCDNNNSNDNHNNVHDNHQSSFHDNDNCNFCSSHHNHSCCHNNHRCCHHNHSSCPHNHSCFNYNHKYRHNNNSFCHKNDKCSNYNYSCCHHNHHSWHNNYHSCCHNDHSCFDYNHSCTNHNYSCSHDNHSCSNYNNCSSHDIHSCCHNNHSCFHYIHSCCYDNHSCFCYNHNDDNDSC